In the genome of Candidatus Yanofskybacteria bacterium, one region contains:
- the infB gene encoding translation initiation factor IF-2 — protein sequence MSVKSKADEQNLKTNHSPRPPIVVVLGHVDHGKTSILDKIRKTKVAEKEAGGITQHIGAYQAEHNAKKITFLDTPGHEAFSAIRSRGAKVADIAILVIAAEEGVKPQTKEAIQIIKKAEIPFIVAINKIDKEGANPARVRQELAELEVQVEDYGGTVPVIELSAKKGKGINELLEMIQLVAEMEELSAPMDTLAKGVVIESHMDGRRGLVATLIVHEGELKIGDWVFAGSATGRVKSLDDFLGKSISLAIASQPCVMLGWETAPRIGQEFLVTANKESAQKSAAGLMLGESLNLFAKEISTEEQKNNKRTANLIIKADVQSSLEAIDQVLKTIHSEEVTYNVTSYGIGLIGDNDIKNAKATQASVIGFHVGIDGSAKQLAERDNINVRTFEIIYELVEAARSIMADLLDPEIKRIPLGKLKILATFKNTGKSQIVGGKVVQGKLARGTMIDVVRNGVIVSNGKLGQLQHNKADVAEVSEGLEAGIRFDMQSQPAPAQLIREGDVLEIYQEERIKRTI from the coding sequence ATGTCAGTTAAATCAAAAGCCGACGAACAAAATCTAAAAACCAACCATTCACCGCGTCCCCCGATTGTGGTTGTTTTGGGTCATGTTGACCACGGTAAAACCTCAATACTGGATAAGATCAGGAAAACAAAAGTGGCCGAAAAAGAGGCTGGCGGAATTACACAGCATATCGGAGCTTATCAAGCAGAACACAATGCTAAAAAAATAACTTTCCTTGATACGCCGGGGCACGAAGCATTCAGTGCGATCCGTTCACGTGGAGCTAAAGTGGCTGACATAGCCATACTCGTCATAGCCGCTGAAGAAGGTGTTAAGCCACAGACAAAAGAAGCAATTCAAATTATAAAAAAAGCCGAAATTCCATTTATTGTAGCAATTAATAAAATTGATAAAGAGGGGGCTAACCCAGCCAGAGTCAGACAGGAACTAGCTGAACTAGAGGTACAGGTTGAAGATTATGGCGGAACAGTGCCCGTAATAGAACTATCGGCCAAAAAGGGCAAGGGCATAAACGAACTGCTTGAAATGATACAGCTAGTAGCGGAAATGGAAGAACTTTCTGCGCCAATGGACACGCTAGCCAAGGGTGTGGTTATTGAATCGCATATGGACGGTCGCCGCGGCTTGGTTGCCACCCTCATTGTTCACGAAGGAGAACTTAAGATAGGCGATTGGGTTTTTGCCGGCAGTGCAACTGGCAGAGTAAAATCACTGGATGATTTTCTTGGCAAATCCATAAGCTTAGCCATCGCTTCACAGCCATGCGTAATGCTCGGCTGGGAAACAGCACCAAGAATCGGACAGGAATTCCTGGTTACTGCCAACAAAGAATCCGCTCAAAAATCAGCCGCGGGTTTAATGCTGGGCGAATCTTTGAATTTATTCGCCAAAGAGATAAGCACCGAAGAGCAAAAAAACAACAAAAGAACTGCCAATTTAATAATTAAAGCCGATGTGCAAAGCTCTCTGGAAGCCATAGATCAAGTATTGAAAACAATACATTCTGAAGAGGTTACTTATAATGTAACAAGTTATGGCATCGGATTGATTGGCGATAATGATATTAAAAATGCCAAGGCCACCCAAGCATCCGTAATCGGGTTCCATGTTGGTATAGACGGTTCTGCAAAACAACTAGCCGAGAGGGACAACATTAACGTCCGGACTTTTGAAATTATTTATGAACTTGTAGAAGCCGCGCGTTCAATCATGGCCGATCTGCTAGATCCAGAAATTAAACGTATACCACTTGGTAAATTAAAAATATTAGCTACATTTAAAAATACGGGTAAGTCGCAAATAGTCGGCGGCAAGGTTGTACAAGGCAAATTAGCACGCGGCACAATGATAGACGTTGTAAGGAATGGGGTCATAGTTTCAAATGGAAAACTAGGCCAATTGCAGCACAACAAGGCCGATGTTGCCGAGGTTAGCGAAGGATTAGAAGCAGGAATAAGGTTTGACATGCAATCACAACCCGCGCCGGCACAATTAATAAGAGAAGGCGACGTATTAGAAATTTATCAGGAAGAGAGGATTAAACGAACAATATAA
- the rbfA gene encoding 30S ribosome-binding factor RbfA encodes MSDRLKKLNDLLRDEVAKILLIELEKDDGILVTVIGADVSPTLEHATIKISIFPTVKENQILEKIKKRIYQIQQLLNKRLTMRPVPKIRFEVDRSEEHANKIDEMLKNL; translated from the coding sequence TTGTCAGATCGGCTTAAAAAACTAAATGATTTACTCCGCGACGAAGTCGCTAAAATACTTTTAATCGAACTGGAAAAAGATGACGGCATCTTGGTAACCGTAATTGGCGCCGATGTTTCCCCTACTTTGGAGCACGCCACAATCAAAATATCGATTTTTCCAACGGTAAAAGAAAATCAGATTTTAGAAAAAATAAAAAAAAGAATTTATCAGATCCAACAACTATTGAATAAGCGGTTAACTATGCGGCCAGTTCCCAAAATCAGATTTGAAGTTGACCGAAGCGAAGAACATGCCAACAAAATTGATGAAATGTTAAAAAATCTATAA
- a CDS encoding NTP transferase domain-containing protein: MTKGVILAGGKGTRLLPLTKITNKHLLPIFNQPMIEYPLQTLLKAGIKEVLIISDREHAGDFVEYLGSGKDYSARFTYKVQDEAGGIAQALLLAEDFADSKPVTVILGDNIFEDSISRAVKTFRSGASIFLKKVADPERFGVAVLKNKRVIKILEKPEKSPSQYAVTGLYQYDKNVFKIIKRLKPSARGELEITDVNNVYIKHGKLKTELMNGFWSDAGTFDSLSKSTSWALKKSKR; the protein is encoded by the coding sequence ATGACTAAAGGGGTGATCCTTGCTGGCGGTAAAGGCACGCGCTTACTCCCGCTGACCAAAATTACAAATAAGCACTTGCTCCCGATATTTAATCAGCCAATGATTGAGTATCCGCTCCAAACCCTTCTGAAAGCCGGCATTAAAGAAGTTCTGATTATCTCTGACCGCGAACACGCCGGTGATTTTGTTGAATACCTTGGTTCGGGCAAGGACTATAGTGCCCGCTTTACTTATAAAGTCCAAGACGAAGCCGGCGGTATTGCTCAAGCACTGCTTTTGGCTGAAGATTTCGCCGATAGTAAACCAGTTACTGTGATACTTGGCGATAACATTTTTGAAGATAGTATCTCTCGAGCGGTCAAGACGTTTCGTAGTGGCGCAAGTATTTTCTTAAAGAAAGTTGCTGATCCGGAACGTTTTGGCGTGGCAGTGCTTAAAAATAAACGCGTCATAAAAATACTGGAAAAACCTGAAAAATCACCAAGCCAATATGCCGTCACTGGTTTATATCAATATGACAAAAACGTATTCAAAATAATTAAACGGCTCAAACCATCCGCGCGCGGTGAATTGGAAATTACGGATGTAAATAACGTCTACATAAAACACGGCAAACTTAAAACTGAATTGATGAATGGTTTCTGGAGCGATGCCGGAACTTTTGATTCTCTTTCCAAGTCCACAAGCTGGGCTTTGAAAAAATCAAAAAGATAA